In one window of Brenneria goodwinii DNA:
- a CDS encoding GlsB/YeaQ/YmgE family stress response membrane protein, whose translation MGILSWVIFGLIAGILAKWIMPGKDGGGFFLTIILGIIGAVVGGYISTFFGFGRVDGFNFGSFVVAVIGAIVVLWIYRKIRS comes from the coding sequence ATGGGAATTTTGTCCTGGGTTATATTTGGGTTGATTGCGGGGATTTTGGCTAAGTGGATAATGCCCGGTAAAGATGGAGGTGGTTTCTTCCTGACGATAATCCTTGGGATTATCGGGGCCGTTGTTGGGGGATACATCAGCACCTTCTTCGGCTTTGGCCGAGTCGATGGTTTTAACTTCGGCAGCTTCGTCGTGGCGGTGATCGGCGCTATTGTCGTGCTGTGGATATACCGTAAAATCCGCAGCTAA
- a CDS encoding ABC transporter ATP-binding protein → MRTYVSFKNIQKTYDGDRLVVKNLNLDIKEGEFLTLLGPSGSGKTTSLMMLAGFETPTQGEIFLHDTPLHNLPPHQRGIGMVFQNYALFPHMTVAENLAFPLSIRRLSKVDIKEKVDRVLDRVKLTNLADRYPAQMSGGQQQRVALARALVFEPKLVLMDEPLGALDKQLREHMQLEIKELHESLELTVVYVTHDQSEAMTMSNRVAVFNDGIIQQMDSPSNIYEKPENAFVAQFIGENNTLIATQTGSEGNFYRASLDDGTQLQALKVRPSSPGKKITLCIRPERIRINAENTGADVQKVKARIQQFIYLGDHVRMMTEVAGQPQFMVKLPASEIQPDWKAGSEVTLSWHPEHLRALDVVKTH, encoded by the coding sequence ATGAGAACCTATGTCAGCTTCAAAAACATCCAGAAAACCTATGATGGCGATCGCTTGGTGGTAAAAAACCTGAACCTGGATATTAAAGAAGGCGAATTTCTTACCCTGCTCGGCCCGTCCGGCTCAGGAAAAACCACCAGTCTGATGATGCTTGCCGGGTTCGAAACCCCGACACAGGGCGAAATTTTTCTGCATGATACGCCGCTGCACAATCTGCCGCCGCACCAGCGCGGTATCGGCATGGTCTTTCAGAATTACGCGCTATTTCCCCACATGACCGTGGCTGAAAACCTGGCGTTTCCATTATCTATCCGTCGTTTGAGTAAGGTGGATATCAAGGAAAAAGTCGATCGCGTATTGGATCGCGTCAAGCTGACCAATCTGGCCGATCGCTATCCGGCGCAAATGTCCGGTGGTCAGCAACAGCGTGTGGCGCTGGCCCGCGCACTGGTTTTTGAACCCAAGCTAGTACTGATGGACGAACCGCTTGGCGCATTGGACAAACAACTTCGTGAACATATGCAGTTGGAGATCAAAGAGCTGCATGAATCCCTGGAACTCACCGTAGTCTATGTGACCCACGATCAGAGTGAAGCGATGACCATGTCCAACCGGGTGGCCGTATTCAACGATGGCATTATTCAGCAGATGGACAGCCCGAGTAATATTTATGAAAAACCGGAAAATGCCTTTGTGGCGCAGTTTATCGGCGAGAACAATACGCTGATTGCCACCCAGACGGGTTCGGAAGGGAATTTCTATCGCGCCTCGCTGGATGACGGCACTCAGCTACAGGCGCTCAAAGTGCGGCCGAGCTCGCCGGGTAAAAAGATCACGCTGTGCATCCGCCCGGAACGTATCCGCATTAATGCGGAAAATACCGGCGCCGATGTTCAAAAGGTGAAAGCGCGGATTCAACAGTTTATTTATCTGGGGGATCACGTACGGATGATGACGGAAGTCGCCGGTCAGCCGCAATTCATGGTGAAACTTCCCGCCAGTGAAATTCAGCCAGATTGGAAGGCCGGTAGCGAAGTCACCCTATCCTGGCATCCGGAACACCTGCGCGCGCTGGATGTGGTGAAAACACACTAG
- a CDS encoding PLP-dependent aminotransferase family protein: MRSLLTDLLLQRLSNQQEGTLNKRLYDCIRQSILDGAIAAGSRLPSSRDLAHELSLSRNTVLAAYEQLLAEGYVEARTGSGTFVTEQLPDGSMAPVRNESEALSRQPIQELSRRGMHLLGYSGASARQWGAFMPGIPDISSFPHDLWRRIQTRLTRRALPEQLSYSPIGGCPELQLALVDYLRVARSVECSSEQILITEGTHQAMDLLAKMLCNPGDLAWIEDPCYWGTRNLLTINGLRVAPIEVDDQGMAPPDTVSAQSIPRLICVTPSHQYPLGSVMSLARRQRLLALAQEHGCWVIEDDYDSEFRFSGNPIPALQGLQTQSPVIYIGTFSKTLYPGLRVSYMVLPPQLARELKVAHSELYRGGHWLTQATLSQFIREGHYAGHIRRMRLLYARRRAMLTELIEQHLGADYVGDHSNAGLHMLLKLPAHIDDVLLSAQILRRGVMVKPLSSYYLRQTRERGLLLGYACVEESKMAQPFAVIVACIRAQKNT, encoded by the coding sequence TTGCGCTCGCTATTGACCGATTTATTACTCCAGCGTTTGAGTAACCAGCAGGAAGGCACGCTGAATAAACGCCTGTATGACTGTATCCGCCAGTCGATCCTCGACGGCGCCATTGCCGCCGGCAGCCGGTTGCCCTCCTCGCGCGATCTGGCGCATGAGCTATCGCTGTCGCGCAATACCGTTTTGGCCGCTTATGAGCAGTTGCTGGCCGAAGGTTACGTTGAAGCGCGTACCGGAAGCGGTACTTTCGTTACCGAACAATTGCCGGATGGCAGTATGGCTCCGGTGCGAAATGAAAGTGAGGCCTTATCCCGGCAGCCGATACAGGAACTGTCGCGTCGAGGCATGCATCTGCTGGGATATTCCGGCGCTTCAGCCCGTCAATGGGGAGCCTTTATGCCCGGCATCCCCGATATCTCCAGTTTTCCTCATGATCTATGGCGCAGAATACAAACCCGGCTTACCCGGCGCGCGCTCCCAGAGCAGCTCTCTTATTCCCCCATCGGCGGTTGTCCCGAGCTGCAATTGGCCCTGGTGGATTATCTGCGCGTCGCGCGTTCCGTTGAATGCAGCTCCGAGCAGATTCTGATTACGGAAGGCACGCACCAGGCGATGGATCTGCTGGCTAAGATGCTATGCAACCCAGGTGACCTGGCCTGGATTGAGGATCCCTGTTATTGGGGCACACGCAATTTGCTAACCATAAACGGGTTGCGGGTCGCGCCAATTGAAGTGGACGACCAGGGGATGGCGCCGCCGGATACCGTTTCAGCGCAGTCGATACCGAGACTGATCTGCGTTACGCCATCGCATCAATATCCGTTAGGTTCCGTAATGAGCCTGGCGCGGCGGCAACGCTTGCTGGCGCTGGCGCAGGAACACGGCTGTTGGGTGATTGAAGATGACTATGACAGCGAATTCCGTTTCTCCGGCAATCCAATTCCCGCCTTGCAGGGACTGCAAACGCAATCCCCGGTGATTTACATTGGCACTTTCAGTAAAACCCTTTATCCAGGGCTACGCGTCAGCTACATGGTGTTGCCTCCCCAGTTGGCCCGGGAACTGAAAGTCGCCCATTCCGAGCTGTACCGCGGCGGCCACTGGCTGACGCAGGCAACGCTTAGCCAGTTCATCCGCGAGGGGCATTATGCCGGCCATATCCGGCGCATGCGGCTGCTTTATGCCAGACGGCGGGCCATGTTGACAGAGCTTATCGAACAACATTTAGGCGCGGACTATGTCGGCGACCACAGCAATGCCGGACTGCATATGTTGCTCAAACTTCCCGCTCATATTGATGATGTGCTGCTCAGCGCGCAGATCCTGCGCCGTGGCGTGATGGTAAAACCCCTTTCCAGCTACTATTTGCGTCAAACCCGGGAGCGGGGATTGCTGTTGGGTTATGCCTGTGTGGAAGAGAGTAAAATGGCCCAGCCCTTTGCTGTCATCGTTGCCTGTATTCGTGCACAAAAAAACACATAA
- a CDS encoding 4-aminobutyrate--2-oxoglutarate transaminase: protein MSNSELNQRRLAATPRGVGVMCDFYAARAENATLWDVEGREFIDFAAGIAVLNTGHRHPKIMAAVREQLECFTHTAYQIVPYGSYVALAERINALAPINGPAKTTFFTTGSEAVENAVKIARAYTKRPGVIAFGAAFHGRTLLTMTLTGKVAPYSTGFGPFPGSIFHALYPNAHTGITVEQSLESIDRLLHTDIAADQVAAILLEPVQGEGGFNVAPPEFISALRKLCDEHGILLIADEVQSGFARTGKLFAMEYYAEQADLITMAKSLGGGFPISGVVGRAEVMDAPGPGGLGGTYAGNPLAVASALAVLDVIEEEKLCQRSQRLGAALVETLEKAKQQCPALVAIRAQGSMVAAEFNDPQTGKPSAEVTRKFQKAALEQGLLLLTCGVHGNVIRFLHPLTIPDDQFTKAMTILTRVLTK from the coding sequence ATGAGTAATAGCGAATTAAATCAGCGTCGTTTGGCTGCCACTCCGCGTGGCGTAGGTGTGATGTGTGATTTTTATGCCGCCCGTGCGGAAAATGCCACGTTGTGGGACGTTGAGGGCCGTGAGTTCATCGACTTCGCCGCAGGGATCGCCGTGCTGAATACCGGTCATCGTCATCCGAAAATTATGGCGGCGGTGCGTGAGCAACTGGAGTGCTTTACCCATACCGCTTATCAGATAGTGCCTTACGGCAGCTATGTCGCGTTGGCCGAGCGTATCAACGCCCTGGCGCCTATCAACGGACCGGCAAAAACCACCTTTTTTACCACTGGCTCTGAAGCGGTTGAAAATGCAGTGAAAATTGCGCGAGCCTACACCAAGCGCCCCGGCGTCATTGCGTTTGGCGCGGCATTCCACGGCCGTACTCTGTTGACCATGACGCTGACCGGCAAAGTGGCCCCTTATTCTACCGGTTTTGGTCCGTTCCCTGGATCTATTTTCCATGCGTTGTATCCCAATGCGCACACGGGTATCACCGTTGAACAGTCGTTGGAAAGCATCGATCGGCTGCTGCACACCGATATCGCCGCCGATCAGGTAGCCGCGATTTTGCTGGAGCCGGTTCAGGGCGAAGGCGGCTTCAACGTGGCGCCGCCTGAATTTATTAGCGCGCTCCGCAAACTGTGTGATGAGCATGGCATTCTGCTGATTGCCGACGAAGTGCAGAGCGGCTTTGCCCGTACCGGCAAGCTGTTTGCGATGGAATATTATGCTGAACAGGCCGATCTGATCACGATGGCGAAAAGCCTGGGCGGCGGCTTCCCCATCTCCGGCGTGGTAGGGCGTGCCGAGGTGATGGACGCGCCTGGTCCTGGCGGATTGGGGGGAACCTATGCCGGCAACCCGCTGGCGGTGGCGTCAGCGCTGGCGGTGCTGGATGTGATCGAAGAAGAAAAATTGTGTCAGCGTTCACAGCGTTTGGGCGCGGCTCTGGTGGAAACGCTGGAAAAAGCCAAGCAGCAGTGCCCGGCGTTGGTGGCGATTCGGGCTCAAGGCTCCATGGTAGCCGCCGAATTTAACGATCCGCAGACCGGCAAACCTTCTGCTGAAGTTACGCGCAAGTTCCAAAAAGCGGCATTAGAACAGGGGCTGCTGTTGCTGACCTGTGGCGTGCATGGCAACGTCATTCGTTTCCTGCATCCGCTGACCATTCCAGACGATCAGTTTACCAAAGCGATGACCATTCTGACTCGTGTGCTTACGAAGTAA
- a CDS encoding NAD-dependent succinate-semialdehyde dehydrogenase, whose product MQLNQKTLLRQHCLIDGEWRDSQNGERLDVTNPANGEVLGAVPLVTASQTEQAIAAAELALVGWRQRTGKERAAVLQSWSRLIMENQHDLAVLLTAEQGKPLAEARSEIAYAASFIDWFAEEAKRIEGCVLQSPQSQQRLLVIKQPIGVCAAITPWNFPAAMITRKVAPALAAGCTMIVKPAEQTPFTALALAELAQQAEIPRGVLQVLTGDPQSVGKVLCDSPVVRKLSFTGSTEVGRILMAQCAPTVKKLSLELGGNAPFIVFDDADLDLAVKGILASKFRNSGQTCVCANRIYVQKGIYPALAEKLVAEVKKLKVGDGSQLGVTQGPLIDDDAVSKVQQHIADALAKGAKVLFGGKLHQLGGTFFTPTIIGNVTREMRFAREETFGPVAPLFQFADEAEVIAMANDTEFGLSAYVYTRDAVRQWTVPEALDYGMVGINTGLISNEVAPFGGVKQSGLGREGSRFGIEDYLEMKYLCVDLTR is encoded by the coding sequence ATGCAACTGAATCAGAAAACATTACTCCGCCAACACTGCTTAATTGACGGTGAATGGCGCGATAGCCAGAACGGCGAACGCCTTGATGTGACCAACCCGGCCAACGGCGAGGTGTTGGGCGCGGTTCCACTAGTGACGGCGTCACAAACTGAGCAGGCCATTGCCGCCGCGGAGCTGGCGCTGGTCGGTTGGCGTCAGCGTACCGGGAAAGAACGTGCGGCCGTATTGCAGTCCTGGTCGCGTCTGATTATGGAAAATCAGCATGATCTGGCGGTGTTGCTGACCGCCGAACAGGGTAAACCACTGGCTGAAGCGCGTAGTGAAATTGCCTATGCCGCCTCGTTTATCGATTGGTTCGCGGAAGAAGCCAAACGTATCGAAGGCTGCGTACTGCAATCCCCCCAGAGTCAGCAGCGGCTGCTGGTGATTAAGCAGCCGATCGGCGTTTGTGCGGCCATCACGCCATGGAATTTCCCGGCGGCGATGATCACCCGCAAAGTGGCCCCTGCGTTGGCTGCGGGCTGCACTATGATTGTTAAACCGGCGGAACAGACGCCGTTCACCGCACTGGCGTTGGCGGAGCTGGCGCAGCAGGCGGAGATCCCGCGCGGCGTGCTGCAGGTGCTGACCGGCGATCCGCAGTCGGTGGGTAAAGTGCTATGTGATAGCCCGGTCGTGCGCAAATTGAGTTTTACCGGCTCAACGGAAGTGGGCCGTATTCTGATGGCGCAATGTGCGCCGACGGTAAAAAAACTGTCATTGGAACTTGGCGGCAATGCCCCTTTCATCGTGTTCGATGATGCCGATCTGGATCTGGCGGTAAAAGGCATTCTGGCGTCTAAATTCCGCAACAGCGGGCAAACCTGCGTGTGCGCCAACCGGATTTATGTGCAAAAGGGCATTTATCCCGCGTTAGCTGAAAAGCTGGTTGCAGAAGTCAAAAAGCTCAAAGTGGGTGACGGCAGTCAGCTGGGCGTGACCCAGGGGCCGTTGATTGATGACGATGCCGTCAGCAAAGTGCAGCAACATATTGCCGATGCGTTGGCGAAAGGCGCGAAGGTGCTTTTTGGCGGCAAACTGCATCAACTTGGGGGAACGTTCTTTACCCCCACGATTATCGGCAATGTTACTCGCGAGATGCGTTTTGCTCGTGAAGAAACCTTTGGTCCGGTGGCGCCGTTATTTCAGTTTGCCGATGAAGCCGAAGTTATCGCCATGGCGAATGATACGGAATTCGGTCTGTCGGCGTATGTCTACACCCGCGATGCCGTGCGCCAGTGGACCGTTCCCGAAGCTCTGGATTACGGCATGGTCGGCATTAATACCGGGCTAATTTCTAATGAAGTCGCACCCTTCGGCGGTGTGAAACAGTCGGGACTGGGACGTGAAGGATCGCGTTTCGGTATCGAAGATTATCTGGAAATGAAATACCTCTGTGTAGATCTCACCAGGTAG
- a CDS encoding ABC transporter substrate-binding protein: protein MLKKIAVSAFLVAMACQAQAETITVISFGGTNKDAQDKAFYKPFAAAGKGTVQAGEYNGEMARIRAMVETGQIGWDVVEVEGPELLRGCNEGLFEPLDWKVLGDESQFVKGTVSECGAGIFLWSTVLTYNAQKLQNAPKSWADFWDVQNYPGKRALRKSAKFTLEIALLADGVKREDLYKELATPAGVDRAFKKLDQIKSNIQWWESGAQPLQWLVSGDVVMTSAYNGRVAAAQNEGHDFRIVWADSIYDLDSWAIVKGTKHKALAEQFIAFTNLPENQKVFAENIPYGPTNIKATSLIAPEIAKNLPTDPENLAQALQVDTEFWIDHGEELEQRFNSWAAQ, encoded by the coding sequence ATGTTGAAAAAAATTGCTGTATCAGCCTTTCTCGTCGCAATGGCCTGTCAGGCGCAGGCGGAAACTATCACTGTGATCTCCTTTGGCGGTACCAATAAAGACGCGCAAGACAAAGCATTTTACAAACCGTTTGCCGCAGCGGGTAAAGGAACGGTTCAAGCCGGCGAATACAACGGTGAGATGGCTCGTATCCGCGCCATGGTGGAAACCGGTCAAATTGGCTGGGACGTGGTTGAAGTAGAAGGTCCGGAACTGCTGCGCGGCTGTAACGAAGGACTGTTTGAGCCGTTGGATTGGAAAGTCCTGGGCGATGAATCGCAGTTTGTAAAAGGCACGGTATCCGAATGCGGCGCCGGGATTTTCCTGTGGTCGACTGTATTAACCTATAACGCGCAGAAATTGCAGAATGCGCCGAAGAGCTGGGCGGATTTCTGGGACGTGCAAAACTATCCGGGAAAACGCGCGCTGCGCAAAAGCGCAAAATTCACGCTGGAAATAGCGCTGCTGGCTGATGGCGTAAAACGCGAAGATCTCTATAAAGAGTTGGCGACACCTGCCGGCGTCGATCGCGCATTCAAAAAACTTGATCAGATTAAGTCCAATATCCAATGGTGGGAATCCGGCGCGCAACCGCTGCAGTGGCTGGTTTCCGGCGATGTCGTGATGACCTCCGCCTATAACGGCCGGGTTGCCGCGGCGCAAAATGAAGGGCATGACTTCCGTATCGTCTGGGCCGACAGCATTTACGATCTGGATAGCTGGGCCATTGTGAAAGGCACCAAACACAAGGCGCTGGCCGAACAGTTCATTGCCTTTACCAACCTGCCTGAAAACCAGAAAGTCTTTGCTGAAAATATTCCTTACGGCCCAACCAACATCAAAGCAACGAGCTTGATTGCGCCGGAAATTGCCAAAAACCTGCCTACGGATCCCGAGAACCTGGCGCAGGCATTGCAAGTTGATACTGAATTTTGGATTGACCACGGTGAAGAACTGGAACAGCGCTTTAACTCATGGGCCGCTCAATAA
- a CDS encoding ABC transporter permease, translated as MTQSEMVANVSPSGEKEGSAKLKQQLHQAQATYKKRSLLLIAPLFLFIVVSFLFPISSILGKSVSNPEIRENMPATIEAMRLWSGKEVPDESVFQAVVSDLRAARSGGKLSAITKRLGYEGAEYRTLITRTMRSLPAEGSTDVRNQLIGEQPLWGELSTWQTLDRAARPFTNYYLLAVFDHKVDAKTQQIVAQSPDQSLYIDVLLRTLLMAGVVTLLCVGLGYPLAYWLAKQPANRANLLLILVLLPFWTSLIVRTASWIVLLQSGGLINRTLINIGIIEQPLVLVFNRVGVYISMTHILLPFFILPLYAVMKGISPNYVRAAVSLGAHPFIAFWRVYVPQTYAGVTAGALLVFMMAIGYYITPALLGGPSDQMLSYFVAFFTNTTMNWGMAAALGTQLLVIVTLLYVVYIRVTKTNAEVAAR; from the coding sequence ATGACCCAGAGCGAAATGGTGGCGAACGTGTCACCATCCGGCGAGAAAGAAGGGAGCGCCAAACTGAAACAGCAATTGCATCAGGCCCAGGCAACGTATAAAAAACGTTCCCTGTTACTGATTGCTCCCCTGTTTCTGTTTATTGTGGTGAGTTTTCTCTTCCCGATCTCCTCGATTCTGGGGAAAAGCGTCTCGAATCCGGAAATAAGAGAAAATATGCCGGCCACCATAGAAGCGATGCGGCTATGGTCTGGTAAAGAAGTGCCGGATGAGAGCGTATTCCAGGCTGTGGTCAGCGATCTACGCGCTGCCCGCAGTGGCGGTAAACTGTCGGCGATTACCAAGCGGCTGGGATATGAAGGGGCGGAATACCGCACGCTGATTACCCGCACGATGCGTAGTCTGCCTGCCGAAGGCAGTACCGATGTTCGCAACCAACTGATCGGCGAGCAGCCGCTGTGGGGGGAATTATCCACCTGGCAGACACTGGATCGCGCCGCTCGACCTTTTACCAATTATTACCTGCTCGCGGTTTTTGACCACAAAGTGGACGCCAAAACCCAGCAAATCGTCGCGCAGTCTCCCGATCAATCTTTGTATATCGATGTGTTATTACGAACGCTGCTGATGGCTGGCGTTGTGACGCTGCTGTGCGTCGGTTTGGGCTATCCATTGGCGTACTGGTTGGCGAAACAGCCGGCCAATCGGGCCAATCTGCTGCTGATTTTGGTGCTGTTGCCTTTCTGGACCTCGCTGATCGTACGTACCGCCAGTTGGATTGTGCTGTTGCAGTCAGGCGGGTTGATTAACCGCACGCTGATTAATATCGGCATCATTGAGCAACCGCTGGTATTGGTATTTAACCGAGTCGGGGTCTATATCTCGATGACGCACATTCTGCTGCCGTTCTTTATCCTGCCGCTATATGCCGTTATGAAGGGGATTTCTCCCAACTATGTTCGTGCGGCGGTATCGCTGGGCGCGCATCCGTTTATTGCGTTCTGGCGGGTGTATGTCCCGCAGACCTATGCCGGTGTAACGGCGGGGGCGCTGTTGGTATTTATGATGGCGATTGGCTACTACATCACGCCGGCATTACTCGGCGGGCCAAGCGATCAGATGCTGAGTTATTTTGTCGCCTTCTTTACCAATACCACCATGAACTGGGGCATGGCTGCCGCATTAGGGACACAGTTACTGGTTATCGTCACACTGTTGTATGTGGTTTATATCCGCGTGACCAAAACCAATGCGGAAGTGGCGGCGCGTTGA
- a CDS encoding ABC transporter permease — protein MRQQGEIVIRLWNTFFNFYGAAMLLFLIVPVLVIVPLSFNAGSFLSYPLSGFSLRWYHEFFNSNEWLGALGNSLLIAPLATLLATVLGVLASVGLVRGEFKGKSLVMAVLISPMIAPVVIVAVGMFFFFAKLSLLNSYVGLVLAHAMLGVPFVVITVTAVLKNYDQNLTRAAASLGASPLRAFRKVTFPLIAPGVFSGALFAFATSFDEVIVTLFLASPRQRTLPLQMFAGIRENLDPTIAAAASMMVGAALILLIVMEILRRRAERLRAGN, from the coding sequence ATGAGACAGCAGGGTGAGATAGTTATCCGCTTGTGGAATACGTTCTTTAATTTTTACGGTGCGGCCATGCTGCTGTTTCTGATCGTACCGGTGCTGGTGATTGTACCGCTTTCATTTAATGCGGGATCGTTTCTCAGCTATCCGCTGAGCGGCTTTTCGTTACGCTGGTATCATGAGTTCTTCAACTCAAATGAATGGCTGGGGGCGTTAGGCAACAGCCTGCTGATAGCGCCGCTGGCAACGCTGTTGGCGACCGTTCTGGGGGTGTTGGCGTCGGTCGGTCTGGTGCGCGGCGAATTTAAGGGAAAATCGCTGGTGATGGCGGTATTGATATCTCCCATGATCGCACCGGTGGTGATTGTCGCGGTCGGCATGTTTTTCTTTTTCGCCAAGCTATCGCTGCTGAACAGCTATGTCGGTCTAGTGCTGGCGCATGCCATGCTGGGCGTGCCGTTCGTCGTTATTACCGTGACCGCCGTACTTAAAAACTACGATCAGAACCTGACGAGAGCGGCCGCGAGCCTGGGGGCTTCGCCGTTGCGGGCCTTCCGCAAGGTGACATTTCCGCTGATTGCGCCAGGCGTCTTTTCCGGTGCGCTATTTGCGTTTGCCACTTCTTTTGATGAAGTGATCGTCACGCTGTTTCTGGCCAGCCCGCGCCAGCGGACGCTACCGTTACAGATGTTCGCCGGGATTCGGGAAAACCTTGATCCGACGATTGCCGCCGCGGCGTCCATGATGGTTGGCGCTGCAT